Genomic segment of Limnohabitans sp. INBF002:
GGCGCCAAAGCCGGTGCTTTGGCGTCACGCAAGTTCGTGGACGATGTGGAGAAGAAGGCTGTGACCGAAATCCAATCACACGGCGTGCAAGTGGTCACCAAAGTGGATGTGGCGTCTTTCCAAGCGGGTGTGGCACCTGCTTACAAGCAATACGCGGCCAAGTTTGGTCAGTCCACCATCGACAAAATCACACAAACCAAGTAATTCAAGCTTCGCTTGCGTACTGCGCCCGGACAAGTCCGGGCGTTCTTCTTTTCTCTTTTAAAACAGCACTTGCTGTTGAACGCACATGTTGAACCGATTTGAGCGCGTGTTGGTGGCCACCAACCGGTGGGTGTTGATTCTGTTGTTGCTGGTCATGTCCTGCATCGTGTTTGCCAATGTGGTGTTGCGTTACACCACGGGTGATTCGATTGTGTGGGCCGAAGAAGTGGCGCGCCACATGATGATTTGGGTCACCTTTTTAGGGGCTGGTTTGGTGTTGCGTTTTGGTGGCCATGTGGCCATTGACAACTTTCATCACGCAGTGGGTGAGCAGGGCGCACGCGTGGTGCGCGCGATCGTGGCGCTGGGTCTGGGTGCTTTCTTTTTGGTGATGATGTACTTCTCCATTCTCTACGTCTGGGCGACGCGCTTTCAAACTACGGCGGCAACTGACATTCCGATTGCTTGGATTTATGCCGCCATGCCTGTTGGCTTTTTGTTGCTCTTTGTGCATTTGCTTTTCATCGTGCGCGGTTACATCGGCCACGGCAACTACATCACTTCAGACGAGATGGATGCTGAATCCGCAGCCTCACTATGACCCTCACACTTTTCATCGCAGCCGTTGTGCTGATGACCCTCGGCTTCCCCGTGGCATTTGCACTCGCTATTTCCGCGTCGCTCGCCG
This window contains:
- a CDS encoding TRAP transporter small permease, with the translated sequence MLNRFERVLVATNRWVLILLLLVMSCIVFANVVLRYTTGDSIVWAEEVARHMMIWVTFLGAGLVLRFGGHVAIDNFHHAVGEQGARVVRAIVALGLGAFFLVMMYFSILYVWATRFQTTAATDIPIAWIYAAMPVGFLLLFVHLLFIVRGYIGHGNYITSDEMDAESAASL